The proteins below come from a single Leptospira levettii genomic window:
- a CDS encoding TrmH family RNA methyltransferase, whose amino-acid sequence MSVRNAEFQIISALRTNRTKRSQEKEVFVEGTEPIKQLLTAGWKITRILFREKTALSSWAKEVIQNQSDANIFEVKDELYLELSEKETPSELIVTAKIKNQLDLNGLIQKKSLLPNENPFYLLFDRPSDYGNFGTLLRSADAFLVDLVFVIGHSIDVYDPKVIRSSLGSLFHTQLVFVPNFETLNLFVESEKKRSGLSVIGTDSSGEFDLREKTLTSPILLILGNEKKGMSVQLQSLCDSMVKIPMFGVVNSLNVSCAGSILLWEVTKGRGSQKTNQC is encoded by the coding sequence ATGTCGGTTCGGAATGCAGAATTTCAAATCATTTCTGCACTCCGGACCAATCGAACCAAACGTAGTCAGGAAAAAGAAGTTTTTGTAGAAGGTACAGAGCCCATAAAGCAGTTGTTAACTGCTGGTTGGAAAATCACTCGGATTTTGTTCCGAGAAAAAACTGCCTTGTCTTCCTGGGCAAAGGAAGTGATTCAAAACCAAAGCGATGCAAACATTTTTGAAGTGAAAGATGAATTGTACTTAGAACTTTCCGAAAAAGAAACTCCATCTGAACTCATCGTAACTGCCAAAATCAAAAACCAATTGGACCTAAATGGACTGATTCAAAAAAAATCCCTCTTACCAAATGAGAATCCATTCTATCTATTATTTGATCGGCCAAGTGATTACGGAAATTTTGGAACTTTGTTACGTTCTGCGGATGCATTTTTAGTCGATCTCGTGTTTGTCATCGGTCATTCCATTGATGTATATGACCCCAAGGTGATCCGTTCGAGTTTAGGGAGTTTGTTTCATACACAACTTGTGTTTGTTCCCAATTTTGAAACGTTGAATCTATTTGTGGAGTCGGAAAAAAAACGAAGTGGACTCAGTGTGATTGGCACCGATTCCAGCGGTGAGTTTGATTTACGAGAGAAAACGTTAACATCCCCAATTTTACTGATCTTAGGGAATGAAAAAAAAGGGATGAGTGTACAATTACAATCCCTCTGTGACTCAATGGTTAAAATTCCAATGTTTGGTGTCGTGAACTCACTCAATGTTTCTTGTGCTGGTTCCATCCTACTTTGGGAAGTCACCAAAGGAAGGGGATCACAAAAGACAAATCAGTGTTAA
- a CDS encoding PP2C family protein-serine/threonine phosphatase, with protein sequence MSRFFDQLFKFLHRFISYSFAIVFFSLQGAFFGAFYAYFFGSALIPEFSTENHPEVVYVFIFATFLAAVGHSIEFGILTPLGYGGFRNDLKKLNLFLRHNDTIRHKDILELENNLNTLIHLPKENMYAAIRYAVMVFVSVSITHIICHHPIYELVLVSIGWLSAVFVYGGFSYIISDYFTGNKRVEIKKILAYRDVSIHKNYGILSLKGKFVFLLILILLSLSVLSVFISFGNASLLKITAFIGMTFVEAVILIYMFFQSINLTLEQINESANSLATGGRGALPILSIDKEFILFAENYEKATREVGRIRENLQELVEAKTSELRNSLETVETLKKQQDGDYFLTSLLIKPLSLNKTIGTHVKTDFLIKQKKTFLFHGRENEIGGDICITRTITLRGKDYTFFLNADAMGKSLQGAGGVLVLGAAVQSILERSNAVESVKLLYAERWIKNAYQELHHIFESFDCSMLVSMVMGLIDDETGLMYYLNAEHPWSVLYRKGTAEFIKNNSELRKLGTPFSEKSLEISTLQLIPGDVLILGSDGRDDIEFVTETTARKINHDEELFLRHVEQGNGQLKEIYQSILSMGELTDDLSLMRITFKENLSQPPRAIRKESYELMRKAKSQIKLDQLEEAKTSLLEANRINPENREIQRALIRLLVRMKEYNLAAEKLNTYLEEYPGDTDLIYLASFTYKQTKEYGKAIDMGERIRLRNPGHLSNLIQLVQLYLIIGNLPKAEKTLQLTSFIPSDTNRIELLKSQIETFRQKIVDEIPT encoded by the coding sequence ATGAGTCGATTCTTTGATCAATTATTCAAATTCTTACACAGGTTCATTTCTTACAGTTTTGCCATTGTATTCTTCTCACTTCAGGGTGCCTTTTTTGGTGCTTTTTATGCTTATTTTTTTGGATCAGCACTCATTCCAGAGTTTTCCACCGAGAACCATCCTGAAGTTGTGTACGTTTTTATATTTGCCACCTTCCTCGCGGCTGTCGGACATAGCATCGAGTTTGGAATCCTCACTCCTCTTGGGTATGGTGGATTTCGTAACGATTTAAAAAAACTAAATCTGTTTTTAAGACACAACGACACCATTCGCCACAAAGATATATTAGAATTAGAAAACAATTTGAATACACTCATCCATTTACCAAAGGAGAACATGTATGCTGCCATTCGTTATGCGGTAATGGTTTTTGTTTCTGTTTCCATCACCCATATCATTTGCCACCACCCAATCTACGAGTTAGTTTTGGTTTCCATTGGTTGGCTTTCTGCAGTATTTGTTTATGGAGGTTTTTCCTACATCATCTCCGATTATTTTACAGGTAACAAAAGAGTTGAGATCAAAAAAATCTTAGCTTACAGAGATGTCTCCATTCACAAAAATTATGGTATCCTAAGTTTAAAGGGCAAATTTGTCTTTTTGTTAATATTGATTTTATTATCCCTCAGTGTTCTTTCAGTCTTCATTTCCTTTGGCAATGCAAGTTTACTCAAAATTACTGCCTTCATTGGAATGACATTTGTCGAAGCTGTAATTTTGATTTATATGTTTTTCCAATCCATTAATTTAACATTGGAACAAATTAATGAATCAGCAAATAGCCTTGCTACTGGTGGCCGAGGTGCCCTACCCATCTTATCCATCGACAAAGAATTTATTTTGTTTGCAGAGAATTATGAAAAGGCAACGAGAGAAGTTGGGAGGATTCGAGAAAACTTACAAGAATTAGTTGAGGCAAAAACTTCCGAATTGAGAAACAGTTTGGAAACCGTCGAAACCTTAAAAAAACAACAGGATGGTGATTATTTTTTAACTTCACTTCTGATCAAACCATTGAGTTTAAATAAAACCATTGGTACCCATGTAAAAACAGATTTTTTGATCAAACAGAAAAAGACCTTTTTGTTCCATGGAAGGGAAAATGAAATTGGTGGTGATATATGTATCACACGCACAATTACATTACGAGGCAAAGATTATACGTTTTTTCTCAATGCAGATGCCATGGGAAAATCATTACAAGGTGCTGGCGGTGTACTCGTACTTGGAGCTGCTGTACAATCCATCTTGGAGCGATCCAATGCTGTTGAGTCTGTAAAATTATTGTATGCTGAACGTTGGATTAAAAACGCATACCAAGAGCTCCATCATATCTTTGAAAGTTTCGACTGTTCTATGTTAGTATCCATGGTAATGGGACTGATTGATGACGAAACTGGTCTTATGTATTACTTAAATGCTGAACATCCTTGGTCTGTATTGTATAGAAAGGGAACTGCAGAATTTATCAAAAACAATTCCGAACTCCGAAAACTGGGAACACCCTTTTCTGAAAAATCACTCGAAATCTCTACTTTACAATTGATTCCTGGAGACGTACTCATCCTTGGTTCCGATGGAAGGGATGACATCGAGTTTGTAACAGAAACCACAGCCCGAAAGATCAACCATGATGAGGAATTATTTTTGCGACATGTAGAACAAGGGAATGGTCAGTTAAAAGAAATTTACCAATCCATTCTTTCTATGGGAGAACTGACTGATGATTTAAGTCTGATGCGAATTACCTTTAAAGAAAATCTAAGCCAACCGCCAAGGGCCATTCGGAAAGAATCATATGAATTGATGCGTAAAGCAAAGTCACAAATCAAATTGGACCAACTGGAAGAGGCAAAAACCAGTCTTTTAGAAGCAAATCGCATCAACCCTGAAAATAGAGAAATCCAAAGGGCGCTCATTCGCCTCCTAGTACGTATGAAAGAATACAACTTGGCTGCGGAAAAATTAAACACCTACTTAGAAGAATACCCTGGTGACACAGATTTAATTTATTTGGCATCCTTTACTTACAAACAAACAAAAGAATACGGAAAGGCCATTGATATGGGTGAGAGAATCCGATTGCGTAACCCTGGACATTTATCAAATTTAATACAACTTGTTCAATTGTACCTCATTATTGGCAACTTACCCAAGGCAGAAAAAACGTTACAACTAACATCGTTTATCCCTTCTGATACAAATCGAATTGAACTATTAAAATCACAAATTGAGACTTTTAGACAGAAAATTGTTGATGAAATTCCGACCTAA
- a CDS encoding response regulator, protein MEILTENKNGKKGILFVDDESIILLSMKSQVKHHFGERFKYLTAENANEAWDLIIELEEEGNSVAVIISDWSMPGMNGDEFLRKVHKRFPSIEKVIITGFADEKLVTALEKEIGLVTCLKKPWDEKELITAISQAIDHE, encoded by the coding sequence GTGGAAATCCTCACTGAAAATAAAAATGGGAAAAAGGGAATTCTCTTCGTAGATGATGAGTCCATCATTTTACTGAGCATGAAATCCCAAGTAAAACACCATTTCGGAGAGAGGTTCAAATACCTAACCGCAGAAAATGCCAACGAAGCATGGGATTTAATTATAGAATTAGAAGAAGAAGGAAATTCTGTTGCTGTTATTATTTCTGATTGGTCCATGCCAGGAATGAATGGAGATGAATTTTTAAGAAAAGTTCACAAACGATTTCCATCCATCGAAAAAGTTATCATCACAGGTTTTGCCGATGAAAAATTAGTAACTGCTTTGGAAAAAGAAATTGGGCTTGTCACTTGTTTGAAAAAACCTTGGGACGAAAAAGAACTCATCACAGCTATCTCACAAGCCATCGATCATGAATGA
- a CDS encoding 1-acyl-sn-glycerol-3-phosphate acyltransferase, with translation MKPKKHTIPYDFLIKLVSLAKGLVFHSIEENFPETKEELEAPYPSALLCNHVSEADVVSLSMVYPRLNPKIKMIIPAREDILLPGFLQKEFRAKGIMKWIFKFIDATNIIPILLRYIGAVPIKRPFRDNARELIKKGELRDKVDSEWTDMVTHIRKGRNLFMFPEGTYNHDGFLNQVKRGAYHIKSKIDKLHFNSFTLTYDHLSYQKTKLYIKYGKPFEIPNEMPADQVVKLVAETLGKHYTVTIGNLTSFLLLKLEKETKIKKQQIIQLLSQFKSHIENQFPEITIASELRKETFVSQLEILFAKLKKVNLIDWEGEIIRTKEVLYHIPKSLHNLKKSNIVLYHKNQLTAHFAKLESIWNQIPLEKGIEVKT, from the coding sequence ATGAAACCCAAAAAACATACGATCCCTTATGACTTTCTCATCAAACTCGTAAGTTTAGCAAAAGGACTTGTTTTCCATTCCATAGAAGAAAACTTCCCAGAAACAAAAGAAGAATTAGAAGCCCCTTATCCCTCTGCTCTCCTGTGTAACCATGTATCAGAAGCTGACGTTGTCTCCCTTTCCATGGTTTACCCAAGACTCAATCCTAAAATCAAAATGATCATCCCTGCCAGAGAAGATATCCTACTTCCTGGGTTTTTACAAAAAGAATTTCGTGCAAAAGGAATCATGAAGTGGATTTTCAAATTCATCGATGCTACAAATATCATACCGATTTTATTACGTTATATTGGAGCAGTCCCCATCAAACGCCCGTTTCGTGACAATGCGAGAGAACTCATTAAAAAAGGGGAACTTCGTGACAAAGTGGATAGTGAATGGACAGATATGGTTACTCACATTCGAAAAGGTCGCAATTTGTTTATGTTTCCAGAAGGCACATACAACCATGATGGATTTCTAAACCAAGTAAAACGTGGAGCTTACCACATCAAATCAAAGATTGATAAACTTCATTTTAATAGTTTTACACTTACCTATGATCACTTATCTTACCAAAAAACAAAACTATACATTAAGTATGGTAAACCTTTTGAAATTCCGAATGAGATGCCAGCAGACCAAGTAGTGAAACTAGTTGCGGAAACTTTGGGAAAACACTACACAGTTACGATTGGAAACCTAACTTCTTTTTTATTACTCAAACTGGAAAAAGAAACCAAAATCAAAAAACAACAAATCATTCAGTTATTGTCCCAATTTAAATCACATATCGAAAACCAATTTCCAGAAATTACCATTGCTTCTGAATTACGAAAAGAAACATTTGTTTCACAATTAGAAATCCTTTTTGCAAAACTGAAAAAAGTAAATTTGATTGATTGGGAAGGCGAAATCATTCGCACAAAAGAAGTTTTGTATCATATTCCCAAATCATTACACAATTTAAAAAAATCCAATATTGTCTTGTATCATAAAAACCAACTCACTGCTCATTTCGCAAAATTGGAAAGCATTTGGAACCAAATTCCATTAGAAAAAGGAATTGAGGTAAAAACATGA
- a CDS encoding SDR family NAD(P)-dependent oxidoreductase: MELKNKRIVVTGAGSGIGKETVLQMLKHENVKILACDLNEKNVVSHPNVIPYKCDVSKPENLDKLLKDADKKLGGIDIFFANAGFAYYEIIPEASWDRIDRIFRTNVYSPFYTLVSLNKHRTSPCLFVVTASAMSHLPLPGYALYSATKASVRSFLDAYQCELRPGNRTMIVYPIATRTQFFDSAGNKVPVPFPSQTAETVAKQIVNGILRDKKEVFPSFLFRFIQILDRFLFFPLKIYQKIEAVKLNSHKS, translated from the coding sequence ATGGAATTAAAAAACAAAAGAATTGTAGTTACGGGTGCAGGATCAGGGATTGGAAAGGAAACCGTCTTGCAGATGTTAAAACATGAAAACGTAAAAATTTTAGCCTGTGACTTGAACGAAAAAAATGTAGTGTCTCATCCCAATGTAATTCCTTATAAATGTGATGTTTCAAAACCAGAAAATTTAGATAAACTCTTAAAAGATGCTGATAAAAAATTAGGTGGGATCGATATCTTTTTTGCAAATGCAGGTTTTGCGTATTATGAAATCATTCCAGAGGCAAGTTGGGATCGTATCGATCGGATTTTTCGAACGAATGTATACTCTCCTTTTTACACTTTAGTGAGTTTGAACAAACACAGGACTTCTCCTTGTTTATTTGTTGTCACTGCTTCTGCGATGAGTCATTTACCTCTTCCTGGTTATGCTTTGTATTCAGCAACTAAAGCTTCTGTTCGATCCTTTTTGGATGCCTACCAATGTGAACTAAGGCCAGGAAACCGTACGATGATTGTTTACCCGATTGCGACTAGGACACAATTTTTTGACTCGGCTGGGAACAAAGTCCCGGTTCCATTTCCAAGCCAAACGGCTGAAACCGTTGCAAAACAAATTGTAAATGGGATTTTGAGAGACAAAAAGGAAGTTTTCCCATCCTTTTTGTTTCGATTCATCCAAATCTTGGATCGATTCTTATTTTTTCCGCTTAAAATTTATCAAAAAATAGAGGCGGTAAAATTGAATTCGCATAAATCTTAA
- a CDS encoding NADPH-dependent 2,4-dienoyl-CoA reductase, whose product MTAYPTLLSPLSLGFTTLKNRTIMGSMHTGLEEAPNGYERMATFYGERAKGGVALIVTGGIAPNEAGRVSKGGSVMDTEEEALHHRVVTDAVHKEGGKIAMQILHTGRYGYHDKIVGASNLRAPINMFKPHPLTEEEIWKTIEDFVRCSELAKLAGYDGVEIMGSEGYLINQFIAKRTNNRTDDWGGSFENRIKFPIEIVKAVRKRVGTDFIIIYRLSMLDLVEEGGNIDEVLHLAKEIEKAGATIINTGIGWHEARIPTIAMMVPRAAFTWVTAKVKGHVSIPLVTSNRINTPEVAESVLSRGDADLVSMARPFLADSFFVEKAMAGKPEEINTCIACNQACLDHIFQGKTASCLVNPRACHETELNIQKTGHVKKVAVVGAGPGGMSCAKTLAERGHSVTLFDAQPELGGQLNIARRIPGKEEFKETIRYFDTMLKKYGVEVKLNTYITSESLIEQGFEEVVLATGVIPRIPEIPGINGPNVLSYVDVVLKGKPVGKRAVVMGAGGIGFDVSILLTDPGHSFTTDNYLKEWGIRKTIDKDGGLGSKETPTGVREVTMLKRSNSKFGATLGKTTGWIHKTSLEDRKVNQISGVTYKAIESDGIVIEVKGETKKIPCDTVVICAGQDPNRALLEPLQKAKIPVHLIGGADLASELDAKRAIDQGTRLAVSI is encoded by the coding sequence ATGACAGCTTACCCAACTTTACTTTCTCCATTATCCCTTGGATTCACTACACTAAAAAACCGAACCATTATGGGTTCTATGCATACAGGCCTAGAAGAGGCTCCGAATGGATACGAACGTATGGCGACTTTTTATGGGGAAAGGGCAAAGGGTGGAGTTGCTCTCATCGTCACGGGTGGTATTGCACCGAATGAGGCCGGACGTGTTTCGAAAGGTGGCAGTGTGATGGACACGGAAGAAGAAGCATTGCACCACCGTGTTGTGACTGATGCAGTCCACAAAGAAGGTGGAAAAATTGCCATGCAGATTTTGCATACAGGCAGATATGGATACCATGACAAAATAGTAGGAGCTTCCAATTTACGTGCTCCCATTAATATGTTCAAACCTCATCCCTTAACAGAAGAAGAAATCTGGAAAACCATCGAAGACTTTGTTAGATGTTCCGAATTAGCTAAATTAGCTGGTTATGATGGAGTGGAGATCATGGGTAGTGAAGGTTACCTCATCAATCAGTTTATTGCGAAAAGGACCAATAACAGAACAGATGATTGGGGAGGGAGTTTTGAAAATCGTATCAAATTCCCAATTGAAATCGTAAAAGCAGTCAGAAAACGAGTAGGAACTGATTTTATCATCATTTACCGTCTGTCGATGTTAGACTTGGTTGAGGAAGGTGGTAATATCGATGAAGTTTTACACCTTGCAAAAGAAATCGAGAAAGCGGGTGCCACCATTATCAACACAGGAATTGGTTGGCATGAAGCAAGAATCCCAACAATTGCGATGATGGTTCCAAGAGCTGCTTTTACTTGGGTCACTGCAAAAGTAAAAGGTCACGTGTCGATTCCACTTGTGACTTCCAACAGAATCAATACTCCTGAAGTAGCAGAATCTGTTTTATCTCGAGGGGATGCTGATTTAGTATCGATGGCACGTCCATTCCTTGCTGATTCCTTTTTTGTTGAGAAGGCGATGGCGGGAAAACCGGAAGAGATCAATACATGTATTGCCTGTAACCAAGCATGTTTAGATCATATTTTCCAAGGAAAAACGGCAAGTTGTTTGGTGAACCCAAGAGCATGCCATGAAACCGAATTGAACATTCAAAAAACGGGTCATGTGAAAAAGGTAGCAGTTGTTGGTGCTGGTCCCGGTGGCATGTCTTGTGCAAAAACACTAGCGGAACGTGGACATTCTGTAACACTTTTTGATGCACAACCAGAGTTAGGTGGGCAATTGAATATTGCTAGGCGTATCCCTGGTAAAGAAGAGTTTAAAGAAACCATTCGTTATTTTGACACTATGTTAAAAAAATATGGAGTTGAAGTGAAACTCAATACCTATATCACAAGTGAATCATTGATCGAACAAGGTTTCGAAGAAGTGGTCCTTGCGACAGGTGTGATCCCAAGAATTCCTGAGATACCAGGTATCAATGGACCAAATGTTCTTAGTTATGTGGATGTTGTTTTAAAAGGGAAACCTGTTGGAAAACGTGCAGTGGTAATGGGTGCAGGTGGTATCGGATTTGATGTTAGTATTTTACTCACTGATCCTGGTCATAGTTTTACAACTGATAATTACCTCAAAGAGTGGGGGATACGAAAAACGATTGATAAAGATGGGGGACTTGGTTCCAAAGAAACACCAACAGGTGTTCGAGAAGTGACTATGTTAAAACGTTCAAATAGTAAATTTGGTGCTACCCTTGGAAAAACAACTGGATGGATCCATAAAACATCTTTAGAGGACAGGAAGGTAAACCAAATTTCAGGAGTTACCTACAAGGCAATTGAATCAGATGGAATTGTAATTGAGGTCAAAGGGGAAACTAAGAAAATTCCTTGTGATACAGTTGTGATATGTGCAGGCCAAGATCCAAACCGTGCTTTACTCGAACCCTTACAAAAAGCAAAAATCCCCGTACATTTAATCGGGGGTGCCGACCTTGCTTCTGAATTAGATGCAAAACGGGCGATTGACCAAGGGACAAGACTTGCCGTTTCCATATAA
- a CDS encoding PAS domain S-box protein, whose amino-acid sequence MQSSEEGSKPNISTEVGDHLNVEVDLLKTIMDVSSTAIVLLNPQGQILYANPASESVLAIKLKDILSRTYDAPQWKNTSLDGGPWREEDQPFNIVLKTKKPVTDIRHAIEDSFGVKKYLSINGSPVFDEVGELRSLVFLITDITENVLKQKALEDSEAKYRTITELSLSMVYDLDIKTGVNQWAGAIQEITGFTPEEYRAIGYEAWMVLIHPDDKEKAIQLFEEAMAKKTKFSCVYRYRTKDGKYVYIEDNGIFLYDVNGNAYRMFGAMINRTEQIEANLALKESESRLLMSLDAVKMGIWSWDIDQRNIYWSPQTYEIYGLDPDGPAITVERYLTLNDLDDLQKVSAEIQLLKDDPSRSGYKIQQRIFHADGMVHWVESRGNLIRDKDGKPVRLMGTILDVTESKLAEEALRTSDERFRAFYQFSTEAFLIFDENSLRAKDSNFAFQNLFGYSSDDTKNLKIRSLLTPDSLQKIREKIADNSSDSIEILCKRKNGEVFPALVSIKRFKYNQTNSIAYSIFDLSPLKEVEELRQINSEIREKNKLIEKQKIELEMAFENLKRTQEQLVQSEKLAALGQLIAGIAHEINNPIGAVKASNQNMMDWQKRYGIASQLFREAILSVPREEQVILKTILSNLDQPIEFYTGKEERLRKKKNKEILIQHGFKSDDADEFAEAWVELGIGELEDKYIPLFRSHYLRVFLDYLALEIQFRRNTRSIQLAVDRVSKIMYALKNFSHFDSTGKKIKASIQETIETVLTIYQNQLKRGITVIKNYDEIPPIDCYPDDLLHVWTNLIYNSLQAMSFTGKLMITIKDCGSEVLVSLQDSGPGIDPGIRSKIFEPFFTTKPPGEGSGLGLDIVNKIVKRHGGRIDLSSKPGETIFSIYLPKGHS is encoded by the coding sequence ATGCAGTCTTCCGAGGAAGGATCAAAGCCTAATATTTCGACAGAGGTGGGAGACCATCTCAATGTCGAAGTTGATCTTTTAAAAACAATCATGGACGTAAGTTCCACTGCGATTGTTTTACTGAACCCACAAGGCCAGATTCTTTATGCAAACCCTGCATCTGAGTCTGTTCTTGCCATTAAACTCAAGGACATACTTTCTAGAACTTATGATGCACCACAATGGAAGAACACTTCTCTTGATGGTGGTCCATGGCGAGAAGAAGACCAACCTTTCAATATTGTATTAAAAACGAAAAAACCAGTCACAGACATTCGGCATGCGATCGAAGATTCGTTTGGTGTCAAAAAATACTTATCCATAAATGGTTCCCCTGTTTTTGACGAGGTGGGAGAACTCCGATCCCTTGTATTTTTAATTACCGACATTACTGAAAATGTTTTAAAACAAAAAGCATTAGAAGATAGCGAAGCAAAGTATAGAACTATCACCGAACTTTCGTTAAGTATGGTATATGATTTAGACATCAAAACGGGTGTGAACCAATGGGCTGGTGCCATCCAAGAAATTACTGGTTTTACTCCTGAAGAGTATAGAGCCATTGGTTATGAAGCTTGGATGGTCCTCATCCATCCAGATGACAAAGAGAAAGCCATCCAATTATTTGAAGAGGCAATGGCCAAAAAAACAAAGTTTTCCTGTGTGTATCGTTACCGAACCAAAGATGGAAAATATGTATATATAGAAGATAATGGAATCTTTTTATATGATGTAAATGGAAACGCCTATCGAATGTTTGGTGCAATGATCAACCGAACTGAACAAATTGAAGCAAACTTAGCACTAAAAGAATCTGAGTCTAGGCTTCTTATGTCTTTGGATGCTGTCAAAATGGGAATTTGGAGTTGGGACATTGACCAGCGAAATATTTATTGGTCTCCCCAAACCTATGAGATTTACGGACTTGATCCAGATGGCCCCGCGATCACTGTGGAAAGGTATCTCACTTTAAATGATCTAGATGATTTACAAAAGGTCTCAGCAGAAATCCAACTCTTAAAAGATGATCCTTCCAGGTCTGGATACAAAATCCAACAACGGATTTTTCATGCGGATGGAATGGTTCATTGGGTAGAGTCTCGCGGAAATTTAATCCGTGATAAAGATGGAAAACCAGTTCGATTGATGGGAACTATACTCGATGTAACAGAATCAAAATTGGCAGAGGAAGCACTCCGAACTTCCGATGAAAGATTCCGTGCTTTTTACCAATTTTCGACAGAAGCGTTTTTGATCTTTGATGAAAATTCACTCAGAGCAAAGGATTCTAACTTTGCCTTTCAGAATTTATTTGGATACTCAAGTGATGACACAAAAAATTTAAAAATCCGATCTTTACTTACACCAGACTCACTCCAAAAAATTAGAGAGAAAATTGCGGATAATTCGAGTGATTCGATTGAGATCCTTTGTAAGAGAAAAAATGGGGAAGTGTTTCCTGCTTTAGTATCCATCAAACGGTTTAAATACAACCAAACAAACTCAATCGCATATAGTATTTTTGATTTGAGTCCTCTCAAAGAAGTGGAAGAACTCCGCCAAATCAATTCAGAAATACGTGAAAAAAACAAACTCATTGAAAAACAAAAAATCGAACTGGAGATGGCGTTTGAGAATTTAAAACGCACCCAGGAACAACTTGTACAATCCGAAAAACTCGCAGCACTCGGTCAGTTAATTGCAGGAATTGCCCACGAAATAAATAATCCAATTGGTGCAGTTAAAGCTTCCAATCAAAATATGATGGATTGGCAAAAACGATATGGGATTGCCTCACAGTTGTTTCGAGAAGCGATCCTGAGTGTACCTAGGGAAGAACAAGTGATTCTCAAAACGATTCTTTCAAACCTAGACCAACCAATCGAATTTTATACAGGAAAAGAAGAAAGGTTACGGAAAAAGAAGAACAAAGAAATTTTAATCCAACATGGGTTTAAATCAGATGATGCTGATGAATTTGCAGAAGCTTGGGTAGAATTAGGGATTGGAGAATTAGAAGACAAATACATACCACTCTTCAGGTCTCATTATCTAAGAGTATTCTTGGATTATTTAGCACTTGAAATCCAATTCCGTCGTAACACTCGTTCCATCCAATTGGCAGTTGATCGTGTTTCTAAAATCATGTATGCATTGAAAAACTTTTCACATTTTGATTCTACTGGGAAAAAAATCAAAGCATCCATACAAGAGACGATTGAGACGGTTCTTACCATTTACCAAAACCAATTGAAGAGGGGAATTACCGTAATCAAAAATTACGATGAGATTCCACCTATAGACTGTTATCCTGATGATTTATTACATGTTTGGACTAATCTAATTTATAATTCCTTACAAGCCATGTCCTTTACTGGAAAATTGATGATCACAATCAAAGATTGTGGATCCGAAGTTTTGGTATCCTTACAAGATTCCGGTCCAGGGATTGATCCAGGGATCCGTTCCAAAATTTTTGAACCATTTTTTACAACCAAACCTCCTGGAGAAGGAAGTGGACTTGGCCTTGATATCGTGAATAAAATTGTAAAACGACATGGTGGAAGGATTGATTTGTCTTCCAAACCAGGTGAAACTATATTTTCGATTTATTTACCAAAAGGTCATTCATGA